A genomic region of Echeneis naucrates chromosome 24, fEcheNa1.1, whole genome shotgun sequence contains the following coding sequences:
- the dusp10 gene encoding dual specificity protein phosphatase 10, whose product MPPSPLDDRIVVALPRPIRPQELQLRLDTSYLDSIATSSSNKTVISTTVVKIRATANLVTYMPSSKGSTRSLSCGCSSASCCSVTTYEKDSQSLSHSQVSASSPNLSYAGAPTPMVSNHEALSAPSLTPGTPKAVSTARVIHPNELAKRMTCCPMGHPVGPVPVIIDCRPFMEYNKSHIRGAVHINCSDKISRRRLQQGKITVLDLISCREGKDSFKGIFSKEIVVYDESTADPNRLTSSQPLHVVLESLRREGKDPIILKGGLSCFRQSHENLCEHSLHLHEGLDTGAAAGLTGALPHSLPSTPDIENAELTPILPFLYLGNEHDAQDANLLQRLNIGYILNVTTHLPLYHYDTGLFIYKRLPATDSNKQNLRQYFEEAFEFIEEAHQAGMGLLIHCQAGVSRSATIVIAYLMKHTWMTMTDAYKFVKTRRPIISPNLNFMGQLLEFEEDLNNGITPRILTPKLIGVETIV is encoded by the exons atgcctccatctcctcttgaCGACAGAATTGTGGTGGCGCTGCCAAGGCCGATCCGACCTCAGGAACTCCAACTGCGCCTGGACACCAGCTACCTGGACTCCATcgccaccagcagcagcaacaagacAGTCATCAGCACCACCGTGGTGAAGATCCGGGCGACGGCCAATCTTGTAACGTATATGCCCTCATCCAAGGGCTCCACGCGCTCATTGTCGTGTGGATGCAGCAGTGCCAGCTGTTGCTCTGTGACTACCTATGAGAAGGACAGCCAGAGCCTCAGCCACAGCCAGGTGAGCGCCAGCAGCCCCAACCTCAGCTATGCCGGGGCCCCCACCCCAATGGTCAGCAACCATGAAGCATTAAGTGCCCCCAGTCTCACCCCAGGCACTCCAAAAGCCGTATCCACCGCGAGGGTCATCCACCCCAATGAGCTGGCCAAGCGGATGACCTGCTGCCCCATGGGACACCCTGTAGGGCCTGTGCCAGTCATCATAGACTGCCGGCCCTTCATGGAGTACAACAAGAGCCACATCCGGGGGGCCGTGCACATCAACTGCTCTGACAAGATCAGCCGGCGGCGGCTGCAGCAGGGCAAGATCACTGTGCTGGACCTCATCTCCTGCCGTGAGGGCAAGGACTCTTTTAAGGGCATCTTCTCCAAAGAGATTGTGGTTTACGATGAAAGCACTGCAGACCCCAACCGACTGACGTCCTCCCAGCCTCTACATGTGGTTCTGGAGTCGCTGAGGAGGGAGGGCAAGGACCCCATCATCCTCAAAG gAGGCCTTAGCTGCTTCAGGCAAAGCCACGAGAACCTGTGTGAGCACTCTCTGCACCTCCATGAGGGCCTGGACACGGGTGCAGCTGCTGGCCTTACGGGGGCGCTACCTCATTCTCTGCCCTCCACCCCTGACATTGAGAACGCAGAGCTAACACCAATCCTGCCCTTCCTCTACCTGGGGAACGAGCACGACGCTCAGGATGCAAACCTGCTGCAGCGCTTGAACATTGGCTACATCCTCAACGTGACTACCCACCTGCCACTCTACCACTACGACACAGGCCTCTTCATCTATAAGCGTCTGCCCGCGACCGACAGCAACAAACAGAACCTGCGCCAGTACTTCGAAGAGGCGTTTGAATTCATCG AGGAAGCACATCAAGCAGGTATGGGCCTTCTGATCCACTGCCAGGCAGGCGTGTCTCGTTCAGCCACCATTGTGATAGCCTACCTGATGAAGCACACCTGGATGACCATGACTGACGCCTACAAGTTTGTCAAAACCAGGAGGCCCATCATCTCCCCGAACCTGAACTTCATGGGCCAGCTGTTGGAGTTTGAAGAGGACCTCAACAATGGAATAACCCCACGAATCCTCACACCAAAGCTGATTGGTGTGGAGACCATTGTCTAG